GTCACTTTGATAACAAAAACTTTAATCTAATGAGATGCCATAATAAGCAATAGGTGACCAAATGCCTCCATCACAACAGAAAGACTAACATCTGTCTCTCACTATATACATACCTTTTCTCTTTCGAAATTACAGAATATGAAGCAAAGGAACACATGCTTCACTGaggacttttttttttctcctttttggtCGGGGCACAAAGAGAAGGGAATTGGGGGCAGGGGGAAGAAATAAACTTCACCTACAGATACAATACCTGCCCATATGAACTACAAACCTAATGGAAATCATCCATAGTACAAACTGAAGGATGGTCATACAAACCTCACAAAAATAAATACGGATTCAAGTCACCCGTTGAAAGTTCATCCCGAACCAATAATACCTCGTACAAGAAAATGCATCATGAAGCACCTCCGGTTAAAGTGTCATCAGAGAAGTTACCTGCCTAGAGTTTTGTGATGCAACTCCCTCCTATGATTATGTTTCTCAGTATAATTTTCTGTCATGGGCTACATAACTAGCAATTCCTTTGCTAGAACTTAGATTGCATTTCACCTAATTTAGATGACAGAACTAGCCAAAGACAGCTCATGGAGTTCACTTAGCATCCACTCCTCCCCTGTTTGACCACCAAGAACAATAGCCCTTGTTCCGCCAACAATGCACGTACTATGTCCCCAAGCAAACCTTGGGGGTCGCCCAGGAACATTCAATATCCTCCACGTTGGCTTCTCATCTGTTGGGTCAAGAAGATAAAGCTGTGAGGCTGAATGAAGACCAGCTACAGACCCACCAAAGATCAGGATTCTGCCACCTGGAAGGCTCACAGCAACATGATCAAGTCTAGGAGGAGGAGCCATGCCTCCCGGATTTCCAGCACCAGGCATTCCATTGCCAGTTACACATCTCCAACATGGTTCTTCCTCACTAAGATCCATCGTGAACACATCACTTGAACGAAACCGAAGAGGCCCACTCTTGGCCAAACCACCAAACATTAAAATTTTCTTACCACCATAAACAGACAGTGTATGCCCCAATCGAGACGGTGGGGTCCAGGCCACTGGTATCTCTCTCCATACTGGTTTCTCCATTGAGAGATCAAGCAGAAAAGTGTCACTAAGAAGTACTCCAGAATCTGCACAGCCACCAGAAACTATCAACTTGGTACCATCAAGGGTGCATGAACTGTGCCATGATCTTGGAAGTGGAGGGGCCACTCCTGAAATTTCTCGCCAAGTTGGATGCTTGGCATCCAAATCCAACACAAAGACGTCATTAAGCAAGCCCTGCCGTCCACAACCCCCAAACACAACCAAATGAGACCCATTTATGCAAGAAAGTGTGTGACCCCATCGACCAGGTGGTGGGGAGCTCACTTTGACATGTTGCCACTCTGGGTTACTAGAGTTCAGGTCTAATACAAACGTGTCATTCATTGGTTGCATATTTACCCCTTCCCCACCAAAAAGGACAACCCGGTTACCAACTGCACAAGCACTGAAATTGCAGCGAGAGGGCTCAACAGCACCGCCAACAGTTAGCTTCCTCCATGTGGCTGCTTCAAGAGTGGTCAATTCCCTTGCCAGCCGACCCCATCCAAGCCTCTTTGCCCCTGGAACCGTCTCTAGTACACGAGTTGTCTCGCTACCCCATGCATTTTGGCAGACCATTCTCCAGAGATCCTCATTCTTAGTTAACTCATAAAGTCGCCTACAAACAGAGCCAACAGAGGCAATATCTCTCGGTGTCAAACGTGAAAGTATCTTTAGAGCCAATACCTCGTCACTCAATTGTAAAATCCCACAAACCCCACGACAAATATTTCGGTTTCCAGCTGGCACTGAACTGTAAGAGGAAAGACCAGAGTGAAATAGATCCAAAGACCTTGTAGATTCCTTTGCTGAGGATCCAGGTAGTGGACCCAAATCAAGATTTGCTTCAGTATAGAACTGGATACCAATATAATGAGTAATTGTTTCATCCTCTCCATAAATAGGGGTCATCCGCAATCTGTTCATCAATGGAGATCCATCTTTCCTAAAATTTAACAGATCACCCTGGAATTCAACCCCATCCTCAAGGCATCTTCTTATTTCTGAAACTACTGTGGAGTCCACTAATGGATGCCTTCTTTTAGCAAATGGACCTCTACATTGCAAGAAACGGCTGAACAAAAATCCCATAATATCAGAATCAAAAAAATCCAAACTGGTGTTGAGTAATATAATGAATTAAGCAACATGGAGATAATAAAAAAGTAACCTATAAAACGAAAGGCAGGTTTTTAGTTTGAACgcatgcaagagagagagagagagagagagcattccAAAAGCAGAGAAAAGTGCAAACAATATAGCATCGAAACACGAAGACAAAAAGATCAAGTCTACACAACATATTACATATTAACCAGAGGAAGTAATACTAATTACACATAAGGATGCACAActtcaaaaataaattattataatggCCAAGAAAAATACACCAGAACATTTGTAATATTTCAATCAGATCAATTTTTCATCAAATCAACcaaaacaaacacatgcaaaaacCATGGCAAACGCGCTCAGGCTTCGCATTGTTTTTGACATGTATCAACAATTTATTCTCTATATATTAGAAGCTGcagaaagaaataattttaaaacaacagGAACTTTTTTTCTGCCTAAGGAGGCCAAATCTCTCACTACCGTATTACAAAGAAAGTGCGTGACGTGGTTTTCAAAGAAGTATAAACGACAATTCGGCACATGCATATACACAACAAAGTGAAACTTATTGACCGTGATGATGAAATTACTTTTAAACAAAGGGAACAAATTATTAGTGGGTGGGAGATGCAGTGCACATACATAGAATCAAAAATTGAAGTTATTTTGACTGGCACAAAAAGTATACTGTGACTCAGGGGCACTGACTAGAATTATTTTATCAAAAGTTAAGGTCATTATTTGGTCAGTTATTTTTAATGTTTTgaaaggctcaatcgaggctcaTCTTGAGGCTTGCCCAAGtctaaaatgccttgaggctcaatctaaaatgccaaatcccaaaaaggctaatgcattacaTGTTGAGGCTTATGTATTTgtgcaaaaggcatgccttttgcatCATTTTAGTTAAGGCTTATGCGTTTTGGGTgcgtgattctcaagttagatttggtttaaaaagttcaactccatgtttatataaaaggaatgcCATAATTTGAGTTGATTCTCAAACTCTTGAACCCTAGCATTTCCAAAATATTCAGGTtgcatcttagatcttgaaaacaATTTGAACTTTTTATAGCTACCTCTTGTCATtatttatgtaatgaattgaagttagaatggccaacaagtagtttgaaAATtacaattgatttttttttttttaacattagtGGTGAATTTTTTTCCCCCTTTACTTTTagcatatatgtaatttatttacttgtttttatctaaaaataaaattctcaaaaggcacgcctcacctcttaagggttaaaacacCTCACCTTaggcctttgccttttaaaacattggttatTTTTAGCGGGGTTAAAACCAAAAATCTGTTGTGGGCTCGAAATCAAATAGGCTATTATAATACTTTATAAAtaaagaattttattttagagagagaaaaagagtaaaacaaggggaaaaaaataggaaaaacagGGTGGGTAAGATAACCTCTCAATACAACAGAAAAAAGAACAAACCAGAAAACCATAAAACAAAGACTATCAAACAACTATACTCCGGCAAAGCAACCCAGTCCAACTGTAAATCTGACAGATGTAAATGCCAAAAGAAACGATCGCCAAATGCCACAGCAACATGAGAAACACCACTCTGTTCAAAATCAAGTTAAAAAAAAGCATCCAAGTTCTTAAAAGATTCTGGCACTTCTCTTCAACCAAATACACCAGAAGAGCCAATTGACCACTGCCATAAAGCCTCTCTCCTTCACCTTTCCAATTTAAGGTCTTTGTTTGGGTAGCtgtttttaacagggttaaaaccAATCAAATGTTGTGAGCTCGAAATCAAATAggctattcttttttttttatcaaacaatTTTTTTACTACAGAGAGAAGTGTACAACAAGAAAACAAGGAGGATAAGATTCCCTCCCAATACAACAGAAAGAAGAACTAGAAAACCAAAGAATGAGGATTATAAAACAGCTTTACTCCAACAAAGTGACAATACCCTAGGGTTTTATCACAAATAAATTGAGGAAATTGAAATAAAGGAAAGCAGTAAGAGAAAATAAGGTTGATCACTTCGAAGGAATCTGCCTCTCTATAGgtttacatatatatagggtagAAAACCTtactcctattaggaatgtaaaatatcccaatccaagtccttaataGACTCGATCCCAATTAacttgggaatcctaacacatcaaataaaaatcccaacattaaaaaatcctaacattaaatagaatccgaattgatttgggaatcatagCACAttattagaaatcccaattgatttgggaatcctaacacattaattagaaacCCTAATTAATTTGGGAATCTTACATTCTCGCCTCCTTCAAATTAGGCTTGTCCTCGAGATTGAGCAGCAATAAACTCTGGGAATCTCTATTCCAAGGATTGATAATTTTCCCAATTGCATCTTCAAATGGTAAGTGAGACTAGTAAACTAAAATTTCTATGATGTCCCGACTTCTATGTTTGATCACTCGATGACACAAAATTGCTTGTGACTGCACTTAAACCTTATCAGTAAGTGCAACATCAAGCAAGTGGCGTTGCACAGTAACTTGCTCCCTTAACTTCCTTTTGAGGTAAGAGACATAAAAAACTGATAAGCAACAGTGCCTATACATTCTATATTCTTATAAGGCCAATAAAACCGAAGAGACAATTTCATTGAAGAATGAATAGTCACAGTTATCTGCCTATAGGACTGTAGCCTAAGAAATACCCAATCACCTGCTGAGAATTCCCTTTCACTATGGTGCTTATCAATTTGCTGTTTCATACGAGCTTGACCTGCAACAAGACTTTCCTTGAGGAGCTAAAGCACTTTTTCTCGATCACATAACTCCTTGTCAACTTGATCAATTCTGGATGATCTAGCCGGATACCTAACAAGAACAAGAGGAGCTCGACCATAAACAGCCTCAAATGGAGTCAATTTGATGGAAGAATGATAAGTGGTGCCACCATTTGGCCTGTGGGAGTCATCAAACCCAATCCTCTTATTAAGTCACCAAACACCTATTGACAACTTCAGTTTGCCCATCTAATTGTAGATGATATGTAGTGCTCATATTCAATTGTGTTCCTTGCAAGCGGAAAAACTCCTTCCAAAAGTTGCTAGTAAAGACTTTGTCATGATAACTGACAATAGACTAAGGAATTCCATGCAAATTTACAATATTCTCAACAAAAGTATGTGAAACAATTACAGCAGTATAAGGGTGAGTGGTGACACAAAAATGAGCATACTTCATGAGACAATCCACAACAAAAAAAATGGTAGACTTGGGatcatttggaaccacttatgcaGAAGTACTTTTCAGAaaaagtgttgaatttaataagGGTTAAAGTGGGAAAGTGTTGAAAGTTATAAGGTGGTGTttggttgtatttaaaataagtagTATTTGAATACTTACTTTTGTTATAGGAtgctatatgattatttttaaacatattttaaattataaatattcatcttttttaatcaataatttcactaataattattttaattatttaaaagttaaatttaaatattttatattaaaaataatataatattatttttaattaataatagtcttgttattaatgtatatttacaaCATATTGCTATCATactaaattatgataaaaataatattataaagtaaatttagaattttaattgGATTATATGATTCGTCAAAAAAGGGCATTGTTTTAATTCTTATCAACTTGATCTTGTTGCCCCGGGCGACAAACATGCATGAATCATTTCGCAAAGTATGTGTTAAATTAATAAATATCTCTTGTTcaatccaaaattgaattataataaataatatttatttttaaatatattttaaataaaaaacattaatatttttatattaaaaaatttaaatgataattaaattaattttataattaaaattttaagattttctatcaagtaaaataatataatattatattattaattattagatGAGGAACTTAGGCACAATGTAAAGTTGTTGTCATTGGAGGTCACGAGTTTGAGGCATGGAAACAATCTCTTGCAAAAACGTAAGGTAAggttgcgtactatagacccatcatggtccgccccttccccagaCCTTGCATATGCGAAAGCTTTGTGCACCGGGTTgcccttttattttattatttatttattaacaataatcttgttattaatgtatattaataacatatgattatcacattaatttatgttaaaaatagtattaataaataaattaaaacttttagtttatttaatgttaacTTTAATTTATATATGGTTCTTTATTCATTtcagaatttaattatattttattaataattaataggttatatgcaaaataaaataatatatgattaattaataattatgttagcTATTAGGTTTAACTTTTAattaatgtttaaatatttttattatgtaaaaaaaat
This region of Malania oleifera isolate guangnan ecotype guangnan chromosome 10, ASM2987363v1, whole genome shotgun sequence genomic DNA includes:
- the LOC131165819 gene encoding adagio protein 1; translation: MEWDSNSDLSGDEEDGFLLNDGGPLPFPVENLLQTAPCGFVVTDALEPDHPIIYVNTVFEMVTGYRAEEVLGRNCRFLQCRGPFAKRRHPLVDSTVVSEIRRCLEDGVEFQGDLLNFRKDGSPLMNRLRMTPIYGEDETITHYIGIQFYTEANLDLGPLPGSSAKESTRSLDLFHSGLSSYSSVPAGNRNICRGVCGILQLSDEVLALKILSRLTPRDIASVGSVCRRLYELTKNEDLWRMVCQNAWGSETTRVLETVPGAKRLGWGRLARELTTLEAATWRKLTVGGAVEPSRCNFSACAVGNRVVLFGGEGVNMQPMNDTFVLDLNSSNPEWQHVKVSSPPPGRWGHTLSCINGSHLVVFGGCGRQGLLNDVFVLDLDAKHPTWREISGVAPPLPRSWHSSCTLDGTKLIVSGGCADSGVLLSDTFLLDLSMEKPVWREIPVAWTPPSRLGHTLSVYGGKKILMFGGLAKSGPLRFRSSDVFTMDLSEEEPCWRCVTGNGMPGAGNPGGMAPPPRLDHVAVSLPGGRILIFGGSVAGLHSASQLYLLDPTDEKPTWRILNVPGRPPRFAWGHSTCIVGGTRAIVLGGQTGEEWMLSELHELSLASSVI